In Janibacter alkaliphilus, the following proteins share a genomic window:
- a CDS encoding alpha-(1->3)-arabinofuranosyltransferase domain-containing protein — translation MTDGAAASATTARSLPGAPAATDVRRRRAGLQRLVTMLAVGVLPFFVAPGMIQPDTKVDLLLSPGRYLARALWAWNDHTGVGELQNQAYGYLWPMGPFYWLGEVIGLDPWVIQRAWWALILVVALLGTERLARRIAGLGTGTALLAGVVYALSPRVLTVLSEISVEVWPYALLPWLVLAAERAVREGVAASDRRRAAVTTGLLAACLGGVNATVSLVALVPAAGWILLAPRGRRKGRALAWWSLGALLGSAWWLGPLLVLGRYSYPFLDFIEVASTTTAVASLPNVLRGAQHWVAYILTAGDHPTWQTGWVLAQSVLAIIGTMAVAGLGLAGLVRARRHGPGERASAERRHLTRWALTGVLLGVLVMAVGREGSGSGPLAGPVQDLLDGPLAALRNVHKADPLVRLPVALGVGLLLAGVAGRRGGVAKGVPTAPGGWTGRRFAVGARLTTGRLLVAGTAVALVAATLPLWQGRGGDAWAYDEVPAEWATTAQTVDRAAQREGGATLLLPGARTADYTWGRTVDEPLAALAESPVLGRGSAPLGHPGATRVLDGIDLLASAGVGSPRLADQLERLGVRRVVVRWGISADVGTLDPDAAAATLDASPGIERTDATGRGEHRVVVWSVTAPDADADDAASLYPVATAQRVAGAPEVWTDLAETGLLTPEQAMLLTGDVAADDPVADGLGGDGSDVAAITTDSLRWQALSSGLPPQDGRSPTLPADDPRPVEVGTRDLPPGGESTGRTTRVAPGTDDDGPVLALPSGDGPVLITRDPRAAADPSLGEEGADLRRTATPPSGALDVRAWARPRPSLAAEDLLDGPWSLRSSTRAATDRPAHERLQHRPGAAVDGDPATRWEPAPDEAAPTLEIDLGEQRRVSTISLDRAAGPVRIQTDQGTWVRGSTTRLQVPVQQTSTLRLSFVRGGESWRAPEVSVDGLAGSANQGRDDQSSDDRTVELGCGQAGSVRIGQERVGLALSVSRGDLLSGRPVPLRSCGQTTHDGGRTDVLTTATDVLLPERVRVTSAEDAGEAGAAGLDEGEAAADGPSGVGGGATASSASAAPARGVTSAEREHPGRWRIDVEPGEAGYLTLAQGANAGWQARTADGRRLDPVTVDGWRQGFRLPAGGAEQVTVDFAPNGAHRTALLVGGLLVALLLLWAAGERLARARRPSVPAVPRADGTAPPRGDPPGTATEVRSRTAGRLPTGLTALVLGGLVAGPLGALLAPLGALVPSRARPLAVLGTLLLSALAIAALGVAERYSAGAWVGQGLGAVTVGLLLAALLRPGGPRR, via the coding sequence ATGACCGACGGTGCCGCTGCCTCGGCGACCACCGCGAGGTCCCTCCCGGGCGCCCCCGCCGCGACCGACGTCCGCCGACGGCGGGCCGGGCTGCAGCGGCTGGTGACGATGCTCGCCGTGGGGGTGCTGCCGTTCTTCGTCGCCCCCGGGATGATCCAGCCGGACACGAAGGTGGACCTGCTGCTCTCCCCGGGCCGATACCTCGCCCGGGCCCTGTGGGCCTGGAACGACCACACCGGGGTCGGCGAGCTGCAGAACCAGGCCTACGGCTACCTGTGGCCGATGGGTCCCTTCTACTGGCTCGGCGAGGTGATCGGCCTCGACCCGTGGGTCATCCAGCGGGCCTGGTGGGCGCTGATCCTCGTCGTCGCTCTCCTCGGCACCGAGCGGCTGGCCCGTCGCATCGCCGGCCTCGGCACCGGCACGGCGCTGCTGGCCGGGGTCGTCTACGCGCTCTCGCCGCGGGTGCTCACCGTGCTCTCGGAGATCTCCGTCGAGGTGTGGCCCTACGCGCTGCTGCCGTGGCTGGTGCTGGCGGCCGAGCGGGCCGTGCGCGAGGGCGTCGCGGCGTCCGACAGACGCCGGGCCGCCGTGACCACCGGGCTGCTGGCCGCCTGCCTCGGCGGGGTCAACGCCACCGTCTCCCTGGTCGCGCTGGTCCCGGCCGCCGGCTGGATCCTGCTGGCCCCCCGGGGCCGCCGCAAGGGCCGCGCGCTGGCCTGGTGGAGCCTGGGCGCGCTGCTCGGCAGCGCCTGGTGGCTCGGCCCGCTACTCGTCCTCGGCCGCTACTCCTACCCCTTCCTCGACTTCATCGAGGTGGCCTCGACGACCACGGCGGTGGCCTCGCTGCCCAACGTCCTGCGCGGGGCGCAGCACTGGGTCGCCTACATCCTCACCGCCGGCGACCACCCCACCTGGCAGACCGGCTGGGTGCTGGCCCAGTCGGTGCTGGCGATCATCGGCACCATGGCGGTGGCCGGGCTCGGTCTCGCCGGCCTGGTCAGGGCGCGCCGGCACGGACCGGGCGAGCGCGCGTCGGCGGAGCGACGACACCTGACCCGGTGGGCGCTGACCGGGGTGCTGCTGGGCGTGCTCGTCATGGCGGTGGGCCGCGAGGGCTCGGGCTCGGGCCCGCTGGCCGGCCCGGTCCAGGACCTGCTGGACGGGCCGCTGGCCGCGCTGCGCAACGTGCACAAGGCCGACCCGCTGGTCCGCCTGCCGGTGGCGCTCGGGGTGGGCCTGCTGCTCGCCGGGGTGGCTGGACGCCGGGGCGGGGTGGCGAAGGGGGTCCCCACCGCACCGGGAGGGTGGACGGGGCGCCGGTTCGCCGTGGGGGCACGCCTCACCACGGGCCGGCTGCTCGTCGCCGGCACCGCGGTGGCGCTGGTCGCGGCCACCCTGCCGCTGTGGCAGGGGCGCGGCGGCGACGCCTGGGCCTACGACGAGGTGCCCGCCGAGTGGGCCACGACGGCCCAGACGGTCGACCGCGCGGCCCAGCGTGAGGGCGGAGCCACGCTGCTGCTGCCCGGCGCCCGGACCGCCGACTACACCTGGGGCCGCACGGTGGACGAGCCGCTGGCCGCCCTGGCCGAGTCACCGGTGCTCGGCCGCGGGTCGGCCCCGCTCGGGCACCCCGGGGCCACCCGGGTCCTCGACGGGATCGATCTGCTCGCCTCGGCCGGGGTGGGTTCGCCCCGGCTGGCCGACCAGCTGGAGCGCCTGGGGGTGCGCCGGGTCGTCGTGCGCTGGGGGATCAGCGCCGACGTCGGCACCCTCGACCCGGACGCTGCTGCGGCCACGCTGGACGCCTCGCCGGGGATCGAGCGCACCGACGCGACCGGCCGGGGCGAGCACCGGGTCGTCGTGTGGTCGGTGACGGCCCCGGATGCCGACGCCGACGACGCCGCCAGCCTCTACCCGGTCGCGACGGCCCAGCGGGTCGCCGGGGCGCCGGAGGTGTGGACCGATCTCGCCGAGACCGGCCTGCTGACCCCGGAGCAGGCGATGCTGCTCACCGGCGACGTCGCCGCCGACGACCCGGTCGCGGACGGCCTCGGCGGCGACGGCTCGGACGTTGCCGCGATCACCACCGACTCCCTGCGCTGGCAGGCGCTGTCCTCCGGGCTGCCACCGCAGGACGGGCGCTCGCCGACGCTCCCGGCCGACGACCCCCGTCCCGTCGAGGTCGGCACCCGCGACCTGCCGCCGGGCGGCGAGAGCACCGGCCGCACCACCCGCGTGGCGCCGGGCACCGACGACGACGGCCCGGTGCTCGCGCTGCCCTCCGGCGACGGCCCGGTACTCATCACCCGCGACCCCCGCGCGGCCGCCGACCCGAGCCTCGGGGAGGAGGGCGCCGACCTGCGCCGCACCGCCACCCCGCCCAGCGGCGCCCTGGACGTGCGCGCCTGGGCGCGGCCCCGGCCCAGCCTGGCCGCCGAGGACCTGCTCGACGGTCCCTGGTCGCTGCGCAGCAGCACCCGCGCCGCGACCGACCGCCCCGCGCACGAGCGGCTGCAGCACCGGCCAGGCGCAGCCGTCGACGGCGACCCCGCGACCCGCTGGGAACCCGCTCCCGACGAGGCCGCCCCCACCCTCGAGATCGACCTGGGGGAGCAGCGTCGCGTCTCGACCATCTCCCTGGACCGCGCGGCCGGGCCGGTTCGGATCCAGACCGACCAGGGCACCTGGGTGCGCGGGTCCACCACCCGGCTGCAGGTCCCGGTGCAGCAGACCTCGACCCTGCGGCTGAGCTTCGTCCGTGGCGGGGAGTCCTGGCGGGCTCCCGAGGTGAGCGTCGACGGGCTGGCGGGCAGCGCCAACCAGGGACGTGACGACCAGAGCAGCGACGACCGGACCGTGGAGCTGGGGTGCGGGCAGGCCGGCTCGGTCCGGATCGGCCAGGAGCGGGTCGGCCTCGCGCTGTCGGTCTCCCGCGGCGACCTGCTCTCCGGCCGTCCGGTGCCGCTCCGCTCGTGCGGTCAGACCACGCACGACGGCGGCCGCACCGACGTGCTGACCACGGCGACCGACGTCCTGCTGCCGGAGCGCGTCCGGGTAACCTCGGCGGAGGACGCGGGAGAGGCCGGCGCGGCGGGCCTGGACGAGGGAGAGGCCGCCGCGGACGGCCCGTCGGGTGTGGGCGGCGGCGCGACCGCGTCGAGCGCCTCGGCGGCGCCGGCCCGCGGGGTCACCTCTGCCGAGCGTGAGCACCCCGGCCGGTGGCGTATCGACGTCGAGCCGGGGGAGGCGGGCTACCTGACCCTGGCCCAGGGGGCCAACGCCGGGTGGCAGGCACGCACCGCCGACGGGCGGCGGCTGGACCCGGTCACCGTCGACGGCTGGCGTCAGGGCTTCCGGCTCCCGGCCGGGGGAGCCGAGCAGGTCACCGTCGACTTCGCGCCCAACGGCGCCCACCGCACCGCCCTGCTCGTCGGCGGGCTGCTCGTGGCCCTGCTGCTGCTCTGGGCGGCCGGCGAGCGGCTCGCCCGCGCCCGGCGCCCGTCGGTGCCCGCGGTGCCGCGCGCCGACGGGACAGCCCCGCCCCGGGGAGACCCGCCGGGCACCGCCACGGAGGTGCGTTCCAGGACGGCCGGGCGGCTGCCGACCGGCCTGACCGCGCTCGTCCTCGGGGGTCTCGTCGCCGGCCCGCTCGGCGCCCTGCTCGCCCCGCTCGGTGCCCTCGTGCCCTCCCGCGCGCGGCCGCTCGCCGTCCTGGGCACGCTGCTGCTCTCGGCCCTCGCCATCGCCGCGCTCGGCGTCGCCGAGCGGTACTCGGCCGGCGCCTGGGTCGGTCAGGGGCTCGGCGCGGTCACCGTCGGGCTGCTGCTGGCCGCGCTGCTGCGTCCCGGTGGGCCCAGGCGATGA